One window of Fusobacterium polymorphum genomic DNA carries:
- the pgeF gene encoding peptidoglycan editing factor PgeF, whose protein sequence is MNYIDKDIKDFDDYIEFTTFNKFNVRILFTKKHYGSVPEKSREEVAEDFSLKDKIIVSSHQTHSDNVVLVGENTDITYFENTDGILSSNKNVAILTKYADCLPIFIYDEESKIFGAVHSGWKGTYQEIVKRAIEKINPKSLSTINILFGIGISCENYRVGPEFYEKFRNKFPKEIVEKTFFIKDGNFYFNNQLFNYYLLKDYGVKEDKIFLNNRCTFKENFHSFRRDKELSGRNGAIMFMEV, encoded by the coding sequence ATGAATTATATAGATAAAGATATAAAAGATTTTGATGATTATATTGAATTTACAACTTTCAATAAATTCAATGTAAGGATATTATTTACAAAAAAGCATTATGGAAGTGTTCCAGAAAAAAGCAGAGAAGAGGTTGCAGAAGACTTTTCATTAAAAGATAAAATAATAGTTTCATCTCATCAAACTCATAGTGATAATGTTGTTTTAGTTGGAGAAAATACAGATATAACATATTTTGAAAATACAGATGGAATATTGTCATCTAATAAAAATGTAGCAATACTCACAAAGTATGCAGATTGTCTACCTATATTCATCTATGATGAAGAAAGTAAGATATTTGGAGCTGTTCATTCGGGTTGGAAGGGAACATACCAAGAAATTGTGAAAAGAGCTATTGAAAAAATTAATCCTAAAAGTTTATCAACAATAAATATTCTATTTGGTATAGGAATATCTTGTGAAAATTATAGAGTTGGTCCAGAATTTTATGAAAAATTTAGGAATAAATTTCCAAAAGAAATTGTTGAAAAAACATTTTTTATAAAAGATGGTAATTTTTATTTTAATAACCAACTTTTCAATTACTATTTACTTAAAGATTATGGTGTGAAAGAAGATAAAATATTTTTGAATAATAGATGTACATTTAAAGAAAATTTCCATTCTTTTAGAAGAGATAAAGAACTTTCTGGAAGAAATGGAGCGATTATGTTTATGGAGGTTTAG
- the aroF gene encoding 3-deoxy-7-phosphoheptulonate synthase — MYIKLKDKSLSKRVEEFLEKNDIKYFTSLDGENINYAILYIPNNFKKENFKEINDLVEIVKIKSSYKFVSREFKNSDTIIDIKGHLIGGKNFMFMAGPCSVENKEMLSNIAKEVKKGGAIALRGGAYKPRTSPYDFQGLGEVALKYLREVADENNMLVVTEAMDVENLDLICTYSDIIQIGARNMQNFSLLKKLGKINKPVLLKRGLSATINEFLLSAEYIIAHGNREVILCERGIRTFETMTRNTLDINAIAMVRELSHLPIIVDASHGTGKRSLVEPITLAGIFAGANGAMVEVHENPECALSDGSQSLDFKLFEKLAKNIKKSLIFRKELE; from the coding sequence ATGTATATAAAATTGAAGGATAAGAGTTTATCTAAAAGAGTTGAAGAATTTTTAGAAAAAAATGATATCAAGTATTTTACTTCATTAGATGGAGAAAATATAAACTATGCTATACTATATATACCAAATAATTTTAAAAAGGAAAATTTTAAAGAAATTAATGATTTAGTTGAAATTGTAAAAATTAAAAGTTCATATAAATTTGTAAGTAGAGAATTCAAAAACTCTGATACAATAATAGATATAAAAGGGCATTTAATAGGTGGAAAAAACTTTATGTTTATGGCAGGTCCTTGTTCAGTTGAAAATAAAGAAATGCTTTCAAATATAGCAAAAGAAGTAAAAAAAGGTGGAGCAATTGCTTTAAGAGGTGGAGCATATAAACCTAGAACTTCTCCTTATGATTTTCAAGGTTTAGGAGAGGTAGCATTAAAATATTTAAGAGAAGTGGCTGATGAAAATAATATGTTGGTTGTAACAGAAGCTATGGATGTTGAAAATTTAGATCTAATTTGTACATACTCAGATATTATACAAATTGGAGCCAGAAATATGCAAAACTTTAGTTTACTAAAAAAATTAGGAAAAATAAACAAACCTGTATTATTAAAAAGAGGTTTAAGTGCAACTATTAATGAGTTTTTATTATCAGCAGAATATATAATTGCCCATGGAAATAGAGAAGTAATTCTTTGTGAAAGAGGGATTAGAACTTTTGAAACTATGACAAGAAATACCTTAGATATAAATGCTATTGCTATGGTAAGGGAATTATCACATCTTCCAATCATAGTTGATGCAAGTCATGGAACAGGAAAAAGAAGTTTGGTTGAGCCTATTACATTAGCAGGAATTTTTGCAGGAGCTAATGGTGCTATGGTAGAAGTACATGAAAATCCAGAATGTGCTTTATCTGATGGATCTCAATCACTTGACTTTAAATTATTTGAGAAATTAGCAAAAAATATAAAAAAATCCTTAATCTTTAGAAAGGAATTGGAATAA
- a CDS encoding Smr/MutS family protein → MYNEIDLHNLDFKLALNIFKRKYNEALKRKDKREILIIHGYGANKLGHIPILATNLRVFLSKNKDKLSYRLSINPGVTYVTPISKLD, encoded by the coding sequence ATGTATAATGAAATTGATTTACATAACCTCGATTTCAAATTAGCTTTAAATATATTTAAAAGAAAATATAATGAAGCCTTAAAAAGAAAAGATAAGAGGGAAATTTTAATAATTCATGGTTATGGAGCTAATAAATTAGGGCATATTCCTATTTTGGCAACAAACCTAAGAGTTTTTTTATCTAAAAATAAAGATAAGTTAAGTTACAGACTTTCAATTAATCCTGGTGTAACTTATGTAACTCCAATATCTAAATTGGATTAG
- a CDS encoding GIY-YIG nuclease family protein, with product MNYYLYMLRCEDDSIYTGTAKDYLKRYEEHLSGKGAKYTKAHKVVNIERVFLCDSRSIACSLESKLKKYTKKKKEGVISKPDDFIKEIENNRKIKIEKIF from the coding sequence ATGAATTATTATTTATATATGTTAAGATGTGAAGATGATAGTATTTATACTGGTACTGCAAAAGACTATTTAAAGAGATATGAAGAGCATTTAAGTGGTAAAGGTGCAAAATATACAAAAGCTCATAAGGTTGTAAATATTGAAAGGGTATTTTTATGTGATTCAAGATCAATAGCATGTAGTTTAGAAAGTAAATTAAAAAAATATACAAAGAAGAAAAAAGAGGGTGTAATAAGCAAGCCAGATGACTTTATAAAAGAGATTGAAAATAATAGAAAAATAAAAATAGAAAAAATTTTTTAA
- a CDS encoding ATPase, whose product MLDEFLKNELSFNRESGTYLFYGDDLEKNYNIALEFSAELFSKNIENEIEKNKIIDKTLRNLYSDLMVVDTLNIDTVRDIIKKSYTSSHEGGAKVFVLKNIQDIRKESANAMLKLIEEPTKDNFFILISKRLNILSTIKSRSIIYRIRKSTPEELGVDKYVYNFFLGFSNDIEKYKEKEIDLMLEKSYIAIGGVLKEYEKEKNIEVKIDLYKCLRNFVQESTNLKKYEKIKFAEDIYMNASKESVNLIVEYLINLVKRDKNLKEKLEYKKMLRYPINIKLLLINLVMSI is encoded by the coding sequence ATGTTAGATGAATTTCTAAAAAATGAGTTATCATTTAATAGAGAATCTGGAACTTACTTATTCTATGGAGATGATTTAGAAAAAAATTATAATATAGCTTTAGAATTTTCTGCTGAATTATTTTCAAAAAATATAGAAAATGAAATTGAAAAAAATAAAATAATAGATAAAACTTTAAGAAATTTATACAGTGACTTAATGGTAGTTGATACCTTAAATATTGATACTGTAAGAGATATAATAAAAAAAAGTTATACTAGCTCTCATGAAGGAGGAGCTAAGGTTTTTGTATTAAAAAATATTCAAGATATAAGAAAAGAAAGTGCAAATGCTATGTTAAAGCTTATAGAAGAACCAACTAAAGATAACTTTTTTATATTGATTTCTAAAAGACTAAATATACTCTCTACGATAAAATCGAGATCTATTATTTATAGAATCAGAAAATCAACCCCTGAGGAATTAGGGGTTGATAAGTATGTTTATAATTTTTTCTTAGGTTTTTCAAATGACATAGAAAAATATAAGGAAAAAGAAATAGATTTAATGCTTGAAAAATCATATATAGCTATTGGTGGAGTTTTAAAAGAGTATGAAAAAGAAAAAAATATAGAAGTGAAAATAGATTTGTATAAGTGTTTAAGAAACTTTGTTCAAGAATCTACAAATTTAAAAAAATATGAGAAAATTAAGTTTGCAGAAGATATTTATATGAATGCTAGTAAAGAAAGTGTAAATTTGATTGTAGAATATCTTATAAATCTTGTAAAAAGAGATAAAAATTTAAAAGAAAAATTAGAGTATAAAAAGATGTTAAGATACCCTATAAATATAAAATTACTATTAATTAACTTGGTTATGAGTATTTAA
- a CDS encoding rod shape-determining protein — MGLFNFRANRSIGIDLGTANTLVYSKKHKKIVLNEPSVVAVERETKRVLAVGNEAKEMLGKTPDTIVAVRPLSEGVIADYDITEAMIKYFIKKIFGTYSFFMPEIMICVPIDVTGVEKRAVLEAAISAGAKKAYLIEEARAAALGSGMDITVPEGNMIIDIGGGSTDVAIISLGGTVVSKTIRIAGNNFDADIIKYVKKTYNLLIGDRTAEEIKIKIGTALPLEEEETMEVKGRDLLMGLPKVVTITSEEVREAIKDSLDQILQCIRTVLEKTPPELASDIVDKGMIMTGGGSLIRNFPEMITKYTNLKVNLADNPLESVVIGAGLALDQIDYLRKIEKAER, encoded by the coding sequence ATGGGACTTTTTAATTTTAGAGCAAACAGAAGCATAGGAATTGATTTAGGGACAGCAAACACATTGGTTTACAGCAAAAAGCATAAAAAAATTGTTTTAAATGAACCTTCTGTTGTTGCAGTAGAAAGAGAAACAAAAAGAGTATTGGCAGTTGGAAATGAAGCCAAAGAAATGCTCGGAAAAACTCCTGATACAATAGTTGCAGTAAGACCTTTAAGTGAAGGAGTAATTGCTGATTATGATATAACAGAAGCAATGATAAAATATTTTATTAAAAAGATATTTGGAACATATAGTTTTTTTATGCCAGAAATAATGATCTGTGTACCTATTGATGTAACAGGTGTAGAAAAAAGAGCAGTTTTAGAAGCTGCAATTTCAGCAGGAGCTAAAAAAGCTTATTTAATAGAGGAAGCAAGAGCGGCTGCCTTAGGTTCTGGTATGGATATAACAGTACCAGAAGGAAATATGATAATAGATATTGGTGGAGGATCCACTGATGTGGCTATTATATCTCTTGGAGGAACAGTTGTAAGTAAAACTATAAGAATTGCAGGAAATAACTTTGATGCTGATATCATAAAATATGTAAAGAAGACATATAATCTTTTAATTGGAGATAGAACAGCAGAAGAAATAAAAATAAAAATAGGAACAGCTCTACCATTAGAAGAAGAAGAAACTATGGAAGTTAAAGGTAGAGACTTATTAATGGGATTACCTAAAGTTGTTACAATAACTTCTGAAGAAGTGAGAGAAGCAATAAAAGATTCTTTAGATCAAATATTACAATGTATAAGAACAGTTTTAGAAAAAACTCCACCTGAATTAGCATCTGATATAGTTGATAAAGGTATGATAATGACAGGAGGAGGTTCTCTAATTAGAAATTTCCCAGAAATGATAACTAAATATACAAATCTAAAAGTAAATCTAGCTGATAATCCTTTAGAAAGTGTTGTAATAGGGGCAGGTTTGGCACTTGATCAAATAGATTATCTTAGAAAGATAGAAAAGGCTGAAAGATAA
- a CDS encoding Mini-ribonuclease 3 → MDNVDFSKDIRDYSGLELAFLGDAVWELEIRKYYLQFGYNIPTLNKYVKAKVNAKYQSLIYKKIIEDLDEEFKVIGKRAKNSNIKTFPRSCTVMEYKEATALEAIIGAMYLLKKEKEIKKIINIVIKGE, encoded by the coding sequence ATGGACAATGTAGATTTTTCAAAGGATATAAGAGATTACAGTGGACTTGAATTAGCATTTTTAGGAGATGCTGTTTGGGAACTGGAAATAAGAAAATATTATTTACAGTTCGGTTATAATATTCCAACTTTGAATAAATATGTCAAAGCTAAGGTAAATGCAAAATACCAAAGTTTGATTTATAAAAAAATTATAGAAGATTTAGATGAAGAATTTAAAGTTATAGGGAAAAGAGCTAAAAACAGTAATATAAAAACCTTTCCAAGAAGTTGTACAGTGATGGAATATAAGGAAGCAACAGCTTTGGAAGCCATTATTGGAGCAATGTATTTATTGAAAAAAGAAAAAGAAATAAAAAAAATTATAAATATAGTTATAAAGGGAGAATAG
- the cysS gene encoding cysteine--tRNA ligase — protein sequence MIKIYNTLTGHLDEFKPLKENEVSMYVCGPTVYNYIHIGNARPAIFFDTVRRYLEYRGYKVTYVQNFTDVDDKMINKANIENVSIKEIAERYIKAYFEDTSKINLKEDGMIRPKATENINEMIEIIKSLVDKGYAYESNGDVYFEVKKYRDGYGELSKQNIEDLESGARIDVNEIKRDALDFALWKASKPNEPSWDSPWGKGRPGWHIECSAMSRKYLGDSFDIHGGGLDLIFPHHENEMAQSKCGCGGTFARYWMHNGYININGQKMSKSSGSFILLRDILKHFEGRVIRLFVLGSHYRKPMEFSDTELNQTKSSLERIENTLKRIKELDRENLKGTDDCQDLLATKKEMEAKFIEAMDEDFNTAQALGHIFELVKAVNKTLDEVNISEKGLEVINEVYSYLVMIIQDVLGVQLKLEVEVNNISADLIELILELRRNAREEKNWALSDKIRDRLLELGIKIKDGKDKTTWTM from the coding sequence ATGATAAAAATTTATAATACACTGACAGGGCATTTAGATGAATTTAAACCATTGAAGGAAAATGAGGTGTCAATGTATGTCTGTGGACCAACAGTGTATAATTATATCCATATAGGAAATGCAAGACCTGCTATTTTTTTTGATACAGTTAGAAGATATTTGGAATATAGAGGTTATAAAGTAACTTATGTTCAAAATTTTACTGATGTTGATGATAAGATGATAAATAAGGCTAATATAGAAAATGTTTCAATAAAAGAAATAGCAGAAAGATATATAAAAGCATATTTTGAAGATACTTCAAAAATAAATTTAAAAGAAGATGGTATGATAAGACCTAAAGCAACTGAAAATATTAATGAGATGATAGAAATTATAAAATCTTTGGTTGATAAAGGATATGCTTATGAATCAAATGGAGATGTATATTTTGAAGTAAAAAAATATAGAGATGGTTATGGAGAACTTTCAAAACAAAATATAGAAGATTTAGAAAGTGGAGCAAGAATAGATGTAAATGAAATTAAAAGAGATGCACTAGATTTTGCACTATGGAAGGCTTCAAAACCTAATGAACCAAGTTGGGATTCTCCTTGGGGAAAAGGTAGACCTGGTTGGCATATAGAATGTTCTGCTATGTCAAGAAAATACCTAGGAGATAGCTTTGATATACATGGAGGAGGTTTAGATTTAATATTCCCTCACCATGAAAATGAAATGGCACAATCTAAATGTGGTTGTGGAGGAACATTTGCTAGATATTGGATGCACAATGGTTATATAAATATAAATGGGCAAAAGATGTCTAAATCATCTGGTTCGTTTATACTTTTAAGAGATATTTTAAAACATTTTGAAGGTAGAGTTATAAGACTTTTTGTGTTAGGTTCCCATTATAGAAAACCTATGGAATTCTCAGATACTGAGTTAAATCAAACTAAGTCTTCGCTTGAAAGAATAGAAAATACCTTAAAAAGAATTAAAGAATTGGATAGAGAAAATCTAAAAGGAACAGATGACTGTCAAGACCTTTTAGCAACAAAAAAAGAAATGGAAGCTAAATTTATAGAAGCTATGGATGAGGATTTTAATACTGCACAAGCCTTAGGGCATATTTTTGAATTAGTAAAAGCAGTTAACAAAACCTTAGATGAAGTAAACATTTCAGAAAAAGGTTTAGAAGTTATAAATGAAGTTTATTCTTATCTTGTTATGATAATACAGGATGTTTTAGGAGTTCAATTAAAATTAGAAGTTGAAGTTAATAATATCTCAGCTGATTTAATTGAGCTAATACTTGAACTTAGAAGAAATGCGAGAGAAGAAAAGAACTGGGCATTATCTGATAAAATAAGAGATAGACTTTTAGAATTAGGTATAAAAATTAAAGATGGAAAGGATAAAACTACATGGACAATGTAG
- the ispD gene encoding 2-C-methyl-D-erythritol 4-phosphate cytidylyltransferase, whose product MYSSNSEIKKKVTFILAAAGQGKRMNLNSPKQFLDYKGEPLFYSSLKIAFDNKYIDDIIIVTNKENLNFMVKYCQDKNLFSKVKYIVEGGSERQYSIYNAIKKIEDTDIVIIQDAARPFLKDKYIEESIKILDNNCDGAIIGVKCKDTIKIIDENGIVVKTPNRNNLIMVHTPQAFKFEILKKAHQIAEEKNILATDDASLVEMIFGKVKIIYGDYDNIKITVQEDLKFLK is encoded by the coding sequence ATGTACAGTAGTAACTCTGAAATAAAAAAGAAAGTTACTTTTATTCTAGCAGCAGCAGGTCAAGGAAAAAGAATGAACTTAAACTCACCTAAACAATTTTTAGACTATAAAGGAGAGCCCCTTTTTTACTCATCTTTAAAAATTGCCTTTGACAATAAATATATTGATGATATTATTATAGTAACTAATAAAGAAAATTTAAATTTTATGGTAAAATATTGTCAAGACAAAAATTTATTTTCAAAAGTCAAATATATAGTTGAAGGTGGAAGTGAAAGACAGTATTCTATCTATAATGCTATTAAAAAAATAGAGGATACAGATATTGTAATAATCCAAGATGCAGCAAGACCTTTTCTAAAAGATAAATATATAGAAGAAAGTATAAAAATTTTAGATAATAATTGTGATGGAGCAATTATTGGTGTAAAATGTAAGGATACTATTAAAATTATTGATGAAAATGGAATAGTAGTAAAAACACCAAATAGAAATAATTTAATAATGGTTCATACACCACAAGCTTTTAAGTTTGAAATTTTAAAGAAGGCACATCAAATAGCTGAAGAAAAAAATATATTAGCTACTGATGATGCAAGTTTAGTAGAAATGATTTTTGGAAAAGTTAAAATTATTTATGGAGATTATGATAATATTAAGATTACGGTACAAGAAGATTTAAAGTTTTTAAAATAA
- a CDS encoding endonuclease MutS2, producing the protein MNKHSFNVLEFDKLKELILANIVIDDNREVIENLVPYKDLSALNNELKTVKDFMDLLSFDGGFEAIGLRNINSLMEKIKLIGTYLEVEELWDINVNLRTVRIFKSRLDELGKYKQLRETIGNIPNLRVIEDVINKTINLEKEIKDDASLDLRDIRLHKKTLNMNIKRKFEELFEEPSLSNAFQEKIITERDGRMVTPVKYDFKGLIKGIEHDRSSSGQTVFIEPLSIVSLNNKMRELETKEKEEIRKILLRIAELLRNNKEDILTIGEKVMYLDILNAKSIYANDNRCEIPTVSNREILSLEKARHPFIDKDKVVPLTFEIGKDYDILLITGPNTGGKTVALKTAGLLTLMALSGIPIPASENSKIGFFEGVFADIGDEQSIEQSLSSFSAHLKNVKEILGAVTKNSLVLLDELGSGTDPIEGAAFAMAVIDYLNEKKCKSFITTHYSQVKAYGYNEEGIETASMEFNTDTLSPTYRLLVGIPGESNALTIAQRMGLPESIISKARAYISEDNKKVEKMIENIKTKSQELDEMRERFVRLQEEARLDRERAKQETLIIEKQKNEIIKSAYEEAEKMMNEMRAKASALVERIQHEEKNKEDAKQIQKNLNMLSTALREEKNKTVEVVKKIKTKVDFKAGDRVFVKSINQFANILKINTSKESASVQAGILKLEVPFDEIKIVEEKKEKVYNVNNHKKTPVRSEIDLRGKMVDEAVYELETYLDRATLNGYTEVYVIHGKGTGALREGILKYLKTCKYVKEYRIGGHGEGGLGCTVVTLK; encoded by the coding sequence ATGAATAAACATAGTTTTAATGTTTTGGAATTTGATAAATTAAAAGAGTTAATTTTAGCAAATATAGTTATAGATGATAACAGAGAAGTTATAGAAAATTTAGTGCCATATAAAGATTTATCTGCACTTAATAATGAATTAAAGACAGTTAAAGATTTTATGGACTTACTTTCTTTTGATGGTGGCTTTGAAGCTATTGGGCTTAGAAATATCAATAGTCTTATGGAAAAAATAAAACTTATAGGGACTTATCTTGAAGTAGAAGAACTTTGGGATATAAATGTAAATTTAAGAACTGTAAGAATTTTTAAATCAAGACTTGATGAGTTAGGAAAATATAAACAGCTTAGAGAAACAATAGGGAATATTCCTAATTTAAGAGTGATTGAAGATGTGATAAATAAAACTATCAATCTTGAAAAAGAAATAAAAGATGATGCTTCTCTTGATTTAAGAGATATTAGACTTCATAAAAAAACTTTAAATATGAATATTAAAAGAAAATTTGAAGAGCTTTTTGAAGAACCATCTTTATCAAATGCTTTTCAAGAAAAAATAATAACAGAAAGAGATGGAAGAATGGTAACTCCTGTAAAATATGATTTTAAAGGACTTATCAAAGGTATAGAACATGATAGAAGTTCAAGTGGGCAAACTGTTTTTATTGAACCACTTTCAATAGTTTCTTTAAATAATAAAATGAGAGAACTAGAAACTAAGGAAAAAGAAGAAATAAGAAAAATTCTATTGAGAATAGCAGAACTTTTAAGAAATAATAAAGAAGATATCTTAACTATTGGTGAAAAGGTAATGTATTTAGATATTTTAAATGCAAAATCTATCTATGCAAATGATAATAGATGTGAAATTCCAACAGTTAGCAATAGAGAAATCTTATCTTTAGAAAAGGCAAGACATCCTTTTATAGATAAAGATAAGGTTGTTCCTTTGACTTTTGAAATAGGAAAAGATTATGATATCTTGCTTATAACAGGTCCAAATACAGGGGGGAAAACTGTTGCTTTAAAAACTGCTGGGCTTTTAACTTTAATGGCACTTTCAGGAATACCAATTCCTGCCTCAGAAAATTCTAAGATAGGATTTTTTGAAGGAGTTTTTGCAGATATAGGAGATGAACAAAGCATAGAACAATCTCTATCTTCTTTTTCTGCCCATTTAAAAAATGTAAAAGAAATTTTAGGAGCAGTTACAAAAAACTCTTTGGTTTTACTTGATGAATTAGGTTCAGGGACTGACCCAATAGAAGGGGCAGCTTTTGCTATGGCAGTTATAGATTACTTAAATGAAAAAAAATGTAAATCTTTTATAACTACTCATTATAGCCAAGTAAAAGCCTATGGTTACAATGAAGAAGGTATAGAAACTGCCTCAATGGAATTTAATACAGATACACTTTCACCTACATATAGATTATTAGTGGGAATACCAGGGGAAAGTAATGCCCTAACTATTGCACAAAGAATGGGATTACCAGAAAGTATAATCTCTAAGGCAAGAGCATATATAAGTGAAGATAATAAAAAAGTTGAAAAGATGATAGAAAATATCAAGACAAAATCTCAAGAATTAGATGAAATGAGAGAAAGATTTGTAAGATTACAAGAAGAGGCAAGACTTGATAGAGAAAGAGCAAAACAAGAAACTTTAATAATAGAAAAGCAAAAAAATGAGATTATTAAATCTGCCTATGAAGAAGCAGAAAAAATGATGAATGAGATGAGGGCAAAGGCATCTGCACTTGTTGAAAGGATACAACACGAAGAAAAAAATAAAGAAGATGCTAAACAAATTCAAAAGAATTTAAATATGCTATCTACTGCACTTAGAGAAGAGAAAAATAAGACAGTTGAAGTTGTTAAGAAGATAAAAACTAAGGTAGATTTCAAAGCAGGAGATAGAGTTTTTGTAAAAAGTATTAATCAATTTGCAAATATTTTAAAGATTAATACTTCTAAAGAAAGTGCAAGTGTACAAGCAGGAATATTGAAATTAGAAGTTCCTTTTGATGAAATAAAAATTGTAGAAGAAAAGAAAGAAAAAGTTTACAATGTAAATAATCATAAGAAAACTCCTGTAAGAAGTGAGATTGATTTAAGAGGAAAAATGGTTGATGAAGCTGTATATGAATTGGAAACTTATTTAGATAGAGCTACTTTAAATGGCTATACAGAAGTTTATGTAATTCATGGAAAGGGTACAGGAGCTTTAAGAGAAGGAATATTAAAATATTTGAAAACTTGTAAATATGTAAAGGAATATAGAATAGGTGGACATGGTGAGGGAGGACTTGGATGTACAGTAGTAACTCTGAAATAA
- a CDS encoding AAA family ATPase, with protein MKKIPIGVDDFKKLIENNALYIDKTKFIMELLDDAAEVKLFIRPRRFGKTLNMSTLKYFFDIKNASENRKLFNGLDIEKSVYISEQGKYPVIFISMKGIKTKNWEHCLYDLKGLIGDLYNEFEYIREVLNESELNTFNKIWLKEDIAEYKNALKILTTYLYKYYKKEVILLIDEYDTPLITAYKYGYYDEALPFFKVFYGEALKTNPYLKMGIMTGIIRVIKAGIFSDLNNLRVYSILNRQYSDFFGFTQSEVENALKYFSIENEIPEVKSWYDGYKFGDSDVYNPWSILNFLTDKKLIPYWIDTSDNFLINQILKSVNSDTMETLQKLFSGESIEENINGNSDLSVLLGDEEVWELLLFSGYLTIDEKIGEDYENVYTLRLPNREVKEFFKQKFIDINFGESLFRNTMESLKKNKIEDFEKYLQNILLRSTSFNDIKNEDFYHGLILGMSLFLDKDYYVNSNKESSLGRYDVIIEPKNKNSRGFILEFKVVKEEEDLNKVSKEAIEQIINKKYDTQLKERGIKDITLVGIAFFKKLLKVSYKY; from the coding sequence ATGAAAAAAATTCCTATTGGTGTTGATGATTTTAAAAAGTTAATTGAGAACAATGCTCTTTATATTGATAAAACTAAATTTATTATGGAACTTTTAGATGATGCTGCCGAAGTTAAACTTTTCATTCGCCCTAGAAGATTTGGTAAAACTTTAAATATGTCTACTTTAAAATATTTCTTTGATATAAAAAATGCAAGTGAAAATAGAAAATTATTTAATGGATTAGATATTGAAAAATCTGTGTATATTTCAGAACAAGGTAAATACCCTGTTATCTTTATTTCTATGAAAGGTATAAAAACAAAAAATTGGGAACATTGTTTATATGATTTAAAAGGATTAATAGGAGATTTATACAATGAATTTGAATATATTAGAGAGGTTCTAAATGAAAGTGAATTAAATACTTTTAATAAAATTTGGCTAAAAGAAGATATTGCAGAATACAAAAATGCTCTTAAAATTTTAACTACTTATTTATATAAATACTATAAAAAGGAAGTTATACTTTTAATTGATGAATATGATACTCCTTTGATTACTGCCTATAAATATGGTTACTATGATGAGGCTCTTCCTTTTTTTAAAGTCTTTTATGGAGAGGCTTTAAAAACTAATCCTTATCTTAAAATGGGTATTATGACTGGTATTATTAGAGTTATTAAGGCTGGTATCTTTTCTGATTTGAATAATCTAAGAGTTTACTCAATTTTAAATAGACAATATTCTGATTTCTTTGGTTTTACACAAAGTGAAGTTGAAAATGCATTAAAATATTTTAGTATTGAAAATGAAATCCCAGAAGTTAAGTCTTGGTATGATGGTTATAAATTTGGTGATTCTGATGTATATAATCCTTGGAGTATTTTAAATTTTTTAACTGATAAAAAACTAATTCCTTATTGGATTGATACTTCTGATAACTTTTTAATCAATCAAATTTTAAAAAGTGTGAATTCTGATACTATGGAAACATTACAAAAATTATTTTCTGGTGAAAGTATTGAAGAAAACATCAATGGTAATTCTGATTTATCTGTTTTATTAGGTGATGAAGAAGTCTGGGAGTTACTTTTGTTTAGTGGTTACCTAACTATTGATGAAAAAATTGGTGAAGATTATGAAAATGTCTATACTTTGAGGTTACCTAATAGAGAAGTTAAAGAGTTTTTTAAACAAAAATTTATTGATATTAATTTTGGTGAAAGTTTATTTAGAAATACTATGGAATCTCTTAAAAAAAATAAAATTGAAGATTTTGAAAAATACCTACAAAATATTTTGTTAAGATCTACAAGTTTCAATGACATTAAAAATGAAGATTTTTATCATGGATTAATTTTAGGAATGTCCCTTTTTTTAGATAAAGATTATTATGTAAATTCAAATAAAGAAAGTAGTTTAGGAAGATATGATGTTATAATTGAACCTAAGAATAAAAACAGTAGAGGATTTATTTTAGAATTTAAAGTAGTTAAAGAGGAAGAAGATTTGAATAAAGTATCAAAGGAAGCAATAGAACAAATAATAAATAAAAAATATGATACTCAATTAAAAGAAAGAGGTATTAAGGATATTACTCTCGTTGGTATTGCTTTCTTTAAAAAATTATTAAAAGTTAGTTATAAATATTGA